One Tamlana carrageenivorans genomic region harbors:
- a CDS encoding glycoside hydrolase family 42 — protein sequence MGILKSSLLKLTIGLCLVFNFFACESEKTLEQEALSKIETLEELMEKAKANSIDVAREETTVWFAKEFLKFANWDENNKEAVERLFGYERYYADDKAKLAEELPDFEREKVIQILDKSIADLNKELKGDMKRRPVHKVDWHNAKAGENMFVSNGKPSFPYDYFSKTVGQPLTNTDVYNDHLGALYHGGENLYPVDHDRAINSFLLKEDGTFDEELMKELTGIPDTNIGFLIYWSMGIPEWIEKREPEIRKGRSLFTGFDIDNPLARDTWGKIIRRTGELTKGKKVTELGYIFANEPHWYSEKGHWTYQYKEMNGISTYTLNNFRDWLKTKYNNNIKALNENWETRFKNFDAVDIEIPIAKTLQGKPIWFDWNRYNMHRSTSWFKFMQDELHAVNPDADTHIKLFPCTFYEDSRSHGMDFEALTELTTMIGHDAKALGGPSIRSHINSDWHKNYAYKWDGMAILHDFLESVGPDKINVNSESHFLSSGQWRELDTRTSYVRNVYWLATLMGMDANMGWFWARDPDGSPEDRLEGELDFFDPGLGGAFAGSNNQQPHVTNEVTQVMYDLNAFSEEIIALREQPRPLRLFYSETSAINTPNYMTQTGKLYESLFFEGLSLGFVTKNIIKKQDNDLWNTVVVYQTKYVTDAEFAALQQYLNQGGKVILDSETSLSMNEYGKKRQEKLQAGNGQLIVLETENVAAIKEKALAEVADAMPEVIVESDNGQDFKTTISRVVKQKDGSYLVNLLNVGHDSAKIKLSLKSGAAIFVKDLMTQNTMESEFNLPSEEVLLLEVK from the coding sequence ATGGGTATTTTAAAATCTTCACTCTTAAAACTAACTATTGGCTTATGTTTAGTTTTTAATTTTTTCGCTTGCGAGTCGGAAAAAACGTTAGAACAAGAGGCTTTATCTAAAATTGAAACTTTAGAGGAGCTTATGGAAAAAGCAAAAGCCAATTCTATTGATGTGGCTCGTGAAGAAACCACGGTTTGGTTTGCTAAAGAATTTTTGAAATTTGCCAATTGGGACGAAAACAACAAGGAAGCGGTAGAGCGTTTGTTTGGTTATGAGCGCTATTATGCCGATGATAAAGCGAAACTAGCGGAAGAATTACCCGATTTTGAGCGCGAAAAGGTTATTCAAATTTTAGATAAAAGTATAGCCGATTTAAACAAAGAGCTTAAAGGTGACATGAAGCGTCGTCCTGTTCATAAAGTAGATTGGCACAATGCAAAAGCTGGCGAAAATATGTTTGTAAGCAACGGGAAGCCATCGTTTCCTTACGATTATTTTTCGAAAACGGTAGGGCAGCCATTAACCAATACCGATGTGTATAACGATCACCTTGGTGCGCTTTATCACGGTGGAGAAAATTTGTATCCTGTAGATCACGATCGCGCTATTAATTCCTTTTTACTGAAAGAAGACGGTACTTTCGATGAAGAACTTATGAAAGAGCTAACCGGTATTCCAGATACCAATATTGGATTTTTAATCTACTGGTCTATGGGGATTCCAGAATGGATAGAAAAAAGAGAGCCTGAAATTAGAAAAGGAAGATCGTTGTTTACTGGTTTTGATATTGACAATCCATTAGCACGAGATACTTGGGGGAAAATAATTCGTCGTACTGGCGAACTTACTAAGGGTAAAAAAGTTACCGAATTGGGCTATATTTTTGCCAACGAACCACACTGGTATTCCGAAAAAGGACATTGGACGTATCAATATAAAGAAATGAATGGCATTTCTACATACACGCTAAATAACTTTAGAGATTGGTTAAAAACCAAATACAATAATAACATTAAAGCGTTAAATGAAAACTGGGAAACGCGCTTTAAAAATTTTGATGCCGTTGATATTGAAATTCCAATAGCTAAGACATTACAAGGAAAGCCTATCTGGTTTGATTGGAACCGTTACAACATGCATCGTAGTACGTCTTGGTTTAAATTTATGCAAGATGAATTACATGCGGTTAATCCAGATGCCGATACCCATATCAAACTTTTTCCATGTACGTTTTACGAAGATTCACGTTCGCACGGGATGGATTTTGAAGCGCTTACCGAGTTAACCACCATGATAGGTCATGATGCTAAGGCCTTAGGAGGTCCAAGTATTCGTTCGCATATCAATTCCGATTGGCATAAAAACTACGCTTACAAATGGGATGGGATGGCCATTTTACATGATTTTTTAGAATCGGTTGGTCCCGACAAAATTAATGTGAATTCCGAGTCGCACTTTTTGTCTTCAGGGCAATGGCGCGAATTAGATACACGAACAAGTTACGTGCGTAATGTGTATTGGTTAGCAACCTTAATGGGTATGGATGCCAATATGGGATGGTTCTGGGCGCGTGATCCCGATGGATCGCCAGAAGATCGATTGGAAGGGGAATTGGATTTTTTCGATCCAGGTTTAGGTGGTGCTTTTGCTGGGTCTAACAATCAGCAACCGCATGTAACGAACGAAGTCACGCAGGTGATGTACGACCTTAATGCCTTTTCAGAAGAAATTATCGCGCTAAGAGAACAACCACGTCCGTTACGTTTGTTCTATTCCGAGACATCGGCAATAAACACGCCGAACTACATGACGCAAACGGGTAAACTTTACGAATCTTTGTTTTTTGAAGGTTTGTCGTTAGGTTTTGTAACTAAAAATATCATCAAAAAACAAGATAATGACCTTTGGAATACGGTAGTGGTTTATCAAACGAAATATGTAACCGATGCCGAGTTTGCTGCTTTACAGCAGTACTTAAACCAGGGCGGAAAAGTAATTTTAGATTCTGAAACGAGTTTGTCGATGAACGAATACGGTAAAAAAAGACAAGAGAAATTACAAGCAGGAAACGGGCAACTTATCGTTTTAGAGACCGAAAATGTAGCTGCCATTAAGGAGAAAGCACTTGCTGAAGTAGCCGATGCTATGCCGGAAGTTATTGTAGAATCGGATAACGGACAAGATTTTAAAACCACCATTTCACGTGTTGTAAAGCAAAAGGACGGATCGTACCTAGTTAACTTGTTAAACGTTGGGCATGATAGTGCTAAAATTAAGTTGTCTTTAAAATCTGGAGCAGCTATTTTTGTTAAGGATTTAATGACCCAAAACACCATGGAATCTGAATTTAATTTACCTTCAGAAGAGGTGTTATTATTAGAAGTGAAGTAA
- a CDS encoding family 16 glycosylhydrolase, with protein MKKIHYSIAILGLLTLGCKTKLVSQNEGVQPMSVVGTSANWELVNDLSDEFNTDEIDWKKWYKTDKLPNTTGWKWNNEQNVKLANGVAELTMRHNDNNQADGETYFKSGILKSKETMVTGYVEARIKGAVIDVPGPKNGFGVCPSFWLYSDFDRSVKNGKTIYCEIDVVELQQFDWHNGHQDDIQDSDHNLHLVKMEKGKGVWYRPKKHPETQLNKFRMPDDPSKNYHVYGCEVNEKEIIWYVDGKEIARKPNTDWYRPMNVTASLGLRRPFVKFSNNANRAVNPLEGEEAKKQLAGMPTSMYVDYIRVWKKR; from the coding sequence TTGAAAAAAATACATTATAGTATCGCTATTTTAGGGTTACTAACCCTAGGTTGCAAAACGAAGTTAGTTTCTCAAAACGAGGGTGTGCAACCCATGTCGGTGGTTGGAACATCGGCCAATTGGGAGCTTGTTAATGATTTGTCTGATGAGTTTAATACAGATGAAATCGATTGGAAAAAATGGTACAAAACCGACAAGTTACCCAATACTACAGGCTGGAAGTGGAACAATGAGCAAAATGTGAAACTTGCCAATGGTGTTGCCGAACTAACCATGAGGCATAACGATAATAACCAAGCCGATGGGGAAACCTATTTTAAATCGGGGATTTTAAAATCTAAAGAAACCATGGTTACAGGTTATGTAGAGGCCAGAATTAAAGGAGCAGTAATAGACGTTCCTGGTCCTAAAAATGGTTTCGGGGTGTGTCCGTCATTTTGGTTGTATAGCGATTTTGATAGATCGGTTAAAAATGGAAAAACAATTTACTGTGAAATCGATGTGGTTGAATTGCAGCAGTTCGATTGGCATAATGGGCATCAAGATGATATCCAAGACTCCGATCATAACTTGCATCTTGTAAAGATGGAAAAAGGAAAAGGTGTTTGGTATCGCCCTAAAAAACACCCAGAAACACAGCTTAATAAATTTAGAATGCCTGACGACCCTAGTAAAAACTACCATGTTTACGGTTGTGAGGTTAACGAAAAGGAAATTATTTGGTATGTAGATGGGAAAGAAATTGCTAGAAAACCCAATACTGATTGGTATAGACCTATGAATGTCACAGCGTCATTAGGCTTGCGACGTCCTTTTGTGAAGTTTTCTAATAATGCCAATCGCGCCGTTAATCCTTTAGAGGGTGAAGAGGCTAAAAAACAATTAGCAGGCATGCCTACAAGTATGTATGTGGATTATATTCGGGTTTGGAAGAAGCGATAG
- a CDS encoding helix-turn-helix transcriptional regulator, which yields MYNNYLNKKPRKTTTLIVIIIMLTTALHAQQFKSYYDFDIISKNTALDSISVILNKTKKASQTDNNKNLLVRCLITESAYSRFTLQYNDAFKRAGEALFLSEETKNTDLIAKSHEELGVLSYMFKQDDDAGFHFKKAHSFYKAALKDQKSDSLDLLKSHYNLTMYYQRTFNAELLKKHIDSCTILSKKLHCYKTYQIYLDEKKASIAEWQQNYHTAIGLLQNSEAKIKALKPEAFKIHENFLTILYARMASTYRKENKVELAKQYFEKALNSPDYFNEVTFYRAFINTQYADLLFSEGHIEKAYEKLKQASLINHQYLNPRNDNNAGFLTVRNQYQEQINAKNKQISTQKIQLAKSTQEALQTRILLFVVIFITIIIGLIIRSRIRLIKHQKVEKSSQELIDIKNKELTTNTLQLIEKDAIIKKLSTYLKNKDNDPSAKALIKSIENQSESLWDAFNKRFTAQNIGFYERLQEKVPNLSAADLKVCALIKLNFTGKEMAYLLGISLGSVHVARHRLRKKMKLDRDKNLTNFINSI from the coding sequence TTGTATAACAACTACTTAAATAAAAAACCAAGAAAAACAACCACCTTAATCGTTATCATTATAATGCTTACAACAGCATTACACGCACAACAGTTTAAAAGTTATTATGATTTCGATATCATTTCGAAAAACACAGCTCTAGATTCCATTTCGGTAATTTTAAATAAGACCAAAAAAGCATCTCAAACCGATAACAACAAAAATTTACTCGTTAGATGCTTAATTACGGAAAGTGCATATAGTCGATTTACTCTCCAATACAATGACGCTTTTAAAAGAGCTGGCGAGGCCTTATTTCTTTCAGAAGAAACAAAAAACACAGATCTTATTGCTAAATCACATGAAGAATTAGGCGTTTTAAGCTATATGTTTAAGCAAGATGACGATGCTGGATTTCACTTTAAAAAAGCACATTCCTTTTATAAAGCCGCCCTGAAAGATCAAAAAAGTGATTCACTTGATCTTTTGAAATCGCATTACAATTTAACCATGTATTACCAGCGTACTTTTAATGCAGAATTATTGAAAAAACACATTGACAGCTGTACCATACTTTCAAAAAAACTTCATTGTTATAAGACGTATCAAATATATTTAGATGAAAAAAAAGCCAGTATTGCTGAATGGCAGCAAAATTATCATACAGCCATAGGACTGCTTCAAAATTCGGAAGCCAAAATAAAGGCCTTAAAACCTGAAGCCTTTAAAATTCATGAAAATTTTTTAACCATTTTGTACGCCCGAATGGCCAGTACCTATAGAAAAGAAAACAAAGTAGAATTAGCCAAACAATATTTTGAAAAGGCTTTAAATTCGCCTGACTATTTTAACGAGGTGACCTTTTATAGAGCATTTATCAATACGCAGTACGCCGATTTATTGTTTAGCGAAGGCCATATTGAAAAGGCTTATGAAAAACTCAAGCAAGCCAGTTTAATTAACCACCAGTATTTAAACCCAAGAAATGATAACAATGCTGGATTTTTAACCGTTAGAAATCAATATCAAGAACAAATTAATGCTAAAAACAAACAGATTAGCACTCAAAAAATACAGTTAGCGAAAAGCACGCAGGAAGCCTTGCAAACGAGAATTTTATTATTTGTTGTCATTTTTATTACCATTATCATTGGTTTAATTATTCGATCTCGTATTAGACTTATAAAACATCAAAAAGTAGAAAAAAGTTCTCAAGAATTGATAGACATTAAAAACAAAGAACTTACTACTAACACCCTACAACTTATAGAAAAAGATGCCATAATTAAAAAGCTAAGCACCTATCTTAAAAACAAGGACAACGATCCTAGCGCAAAAGCTTTAATCAAATCCATTGAAAACCAATCGGAAAGTTTATGGGATGCTTTTAACAAGCGTTTTACCGCCCAAAACATAGGATTTTATGAACGTTTACAAGAAAAGGTTCCCAATTTAAGTGCGGCCGATTTAAAGGTTTGCGCCTTAATAAAATTAAATTTTACAGGAAAAGAAATGGCTTATCTGCTTGGCATCTCGTTAGGCAGTGTTCATGTTGCACGCCATAGATTACGAAAAAAAATGAAGTTAGATCGGGATAAAAACCTCACTAACTTCATTAATTCTATTTGA
- a CDS encoding sulfatase: protein MKQLLSFLILMLLFNCQNKDDRSLHISKKPNILFIGIDDLRPELGTYGSAIAVSPNLDKLASQGLQFNKAYCQQAICGLSRASLLTGVRPETSGVFHNYIKFREANPDVITLPQHFKNQGYEAVYTGKIFHHGDLYDEKSWSRKPSVDSLEARGYKAPVGFALEKNIKNRGATRKAMFEKYGDVAKYGLAMGNAFECADVPDHTYHDGYNTDLAIVTMKDMLAKNPDKPFFLGLGFNKPHLNWVAPKKYWDMYKPKDIKSTTQNSAPANAAQVGLHPSFELRVRDNIPKQGKIEGTLAVTLKHAYLACVSYVDAQIGKMIAALEEAEVRENTIIIVWSDHGWHLGEMGIWGKATNYEIATRVPLIIWTPNMSKKHRGKQTEALVELVDMYPTLCDLAGLAIPKHIEGASFKPLLEEPNQNWKAAALSQFPLPVLREWGAYPIRPAMRETYFGPLLKEVEEKIKNQEKEKWNRDLFENHLMGYAMRTQQYRLILWKDRQHPKREPVFVELYDHAVDPNETNNIAQQQQQPHIV from the coding sequence ATGAAACAGCTGCTCTCTTTTTTGATATTAATGCTCTTATTTAATTGTCAGAATAAGGATGATAGATCACTACATATTTCTAAAAAACCAAACATTTTATTTATAGGTATTGATGATTTACGACCAGAATTGGGTACTTATGGTTCTGCCATTGCAGTAAGCCCCAATCTAGATAAATTGGCGAGTCAAGGACTTCAGTTTAACAAGGCTTATTGTCAGCAAGCCATTTGTGGTCTTAGTCGTGCAAGTTTGTTAACAGGTGTTAGGCCAGAAACAAGCGGTGTTTTTCATAATTATATAAAATTTAGAGAAGCAAACCCTGATGTGATTACCCTTCCGCAGCATTTTAAAAATCAGGGTTACGAAGCAGTATATACAGGTAAAATTTTCCATCATGGCGATTTATACGATGAAAAGTCATGGAGTAGAAAACCTTCGGTTGATAGTTTAGAAGCTAGAGGGTACAAAGCACCCGTTGGTTTTGCTTTAGAGAAAAATATCAAGAATAGAGGTGCGACCAGAAAAGCCATGTTTGAAAAGTATGGTGATGTTGCAAAGTATGGTTTAGCAATGGGGAATGCCTTTGAGTGTGCCGATGTTCCAGATCACACCTACCACGATGGGTATAATACCGATTTGGCTATTGTAACCATGAAGGATATGCTAGCTAAAAATCCAGATAAACCGTTCTTTTTGGGTTTAGGGTTTAACAAGCCACATCTCAACTGGGTGGCTCCTAAGAAGTATTGGGATATGTATAAACCGAAGGATATTAAAAGCACGACTCAAAATTCGGCACCTGCGAATGCTGCGCAGGTTGGTTTACATCCTTCTTTCGAGCTTCGTGTTAGAGATAATATTCCGAAACAAGGAAAAATTGAAGGTACATTGGCCGTTACATTAAAACACGCTTACCTAGCCTGTGTGAGCTATGTTGATGCTCAAATAGGTAAAATGATTGCTGCGTTAGAGGAGGCGGAAGTGCGGGAAAATACCATTATTATCGTTTGGAGTGATCATGGTTGGCATCTTGGTGAAATGGGCATTTGGGGGAAAGCTACAAATTATGAAATTGCCACTAGGGTTCCTTTAATAATTTGGACACCCAACATGTCAAAAAAACATCGAGGGAAGCAAACCGAAGCTTTGGTTGAGTTGGTTGATATGTACCCTACGCTTTGTGACTTAGCTGGGTTAGCCATTCCAAAACATATAGAAGGTGCCAGTTTTAAACCGTTGTTAGAGGAACCCAATCAAAATTGGAAGGCTGCTGCCTTAAGTCAGTTTCCTTTACCAGTACTACGGGAATGGGGTGCTTATCCCATTCGGCCAGCCATGCGCGAAACCTATTTTGGTCCCTTACTGAAAGAAGTGGAAGAAAAAATCAAGAATCAAGAAAAAGAAAAATGGAACAGAGATTTATTTGAAAATCATCTCATGGGCTATGCTATGCGAACCCAGCAATATCGTCTCATTTTGTGGAAAGATCGTCAACATCCTAAACGGGAACCTGTTTTTGTAGAGCTTTATGATCACGCTGTCGATCCTAATGAAACCAACAATATAGCACAACAACAACAACAACCGCATATCGTCTAG
- a CDS encoding FAD-dependent oxidoreductase, with the protein MKRRDFFKKGTTAAVGVGVIPIIASSCISTKDMVDERANDQWYHLGSGKKGMPNRKQTVSYDVAVVGGGAAGICAAVASARNGSKTVLIQDRPVLGGNASSEMRVHLNGVNDINGKAERETGIIEELLIHNRFENEQESYPVFDHVMYDFVVREPNLTLMVNTQAVEAIMDGNKIKAAKCWQSTTETMYTIHAPIFIDCSGDGLLGASAGAEYRTGREGKAEFNESYAPDEPDGWQMGVTLIMEAKDMGRPMAYTPPSYAIKYTHEGAHPRRHFKWYKDGIWWIEIGSEGDIIADAEINRHKLMGYLHGVWDYIKNSGNFPDSENLALSWVGSLPARRESRRFMGDYIVSERDMTEHKHFHDAVAFGGWSLDEHNPGGIENIAEPPSYFHYHFKKIYEFPFRSLYSKNIENLMFAGRNVSQTHIALSSSRIMATCALMGQAVGTAATICNKNNVLPREVAKNYINALQEQLLRDDAFIPNRPANDANDLAKKASLIFASSTRSGDVKNLLNGMSRDIDGKINHWQSKGLDASVQLEWENPVEISVVELKCDTNVKRNIMMRKDSRNDELYGNHVPKEMLKSLSVQVRIQGQWKDLGRVETNRTRLIKFKFEPIKVTAVRLHLKETYGAKNIKLFEVRCYS; encoded by the coding sequence ATGAAACGAAGAGATTTTTTTAAAAAAGGAACAACTGCAGCTGTAGGGGTAGGGGTTATACCTATTATAGCAAGCTCGTGTATCTCCACAAAGGATATGGTAGATGAAAGGGCAAACGACCAATGGTATCATTTAGGGTCTGGAAAAAAAGGGATGCCGAACCGTAAGCAAACAGTTTCTTATGATGTTGCCGTTGTTGGAGGTGGCGCTGCAGGTATTTGTGCTGCAGTAGCATCCGCTAGAAACGGTTCTAAAACCGTATTAATTCAAGATCGTCCTGTTTTAGGCGGAAACGCTTCCAGTGAAATGCGTGTACATCTTAACGGGGTTAATGATATTAACGGAAAAGCCGAACGTGAAACAGGGATTATTGAAGAATTATTAATTCATAATCGATTTGAAAATGAACAGGAGTCTTACCCCGTTTTTGATCATGTGATGTATGACTTTGTAGTTAGAGAACCTAATTTAACACTTATGGTAAACACTCAAGCGGTTGAAGCCATAATGGACGGTAATAAAATTAAAGCAGCCAAATGCTGGCAGTCGACTACCGAAACGATGTACACCATTCATGCTCCTATATTTATCGATTGCTCTGGTGATGGATTATTAGGAGCTTCGGCTGGTGCCGAATACCGAACAGGTAGAGAAGGTAAAGCCGAGTTTAATGAAAGTTATGCCCCCGACGAACCCGATGGATGGCAAATGGGAGTTACCTTAATCATGGAAGCTAAAGATATGGGGCGCCCCATGGCATACACACCACCATCTTATGCCATAAAATATACCCATGAAGGGGCGCATCCACGTCGTCATTTTAAATGGTATAAAGATGGGATTTGGTGGATAGAAATAGGAAGTGAAGGTGATATTATTGCTGATGCCGAAATAAACAGGCATAAGCTCATGGGGTATTTACATGGAGTTTGGGATTATATTAAAAACTCAGGGAATTTTCCTGATTCTGAAAATTTAGCGCTTAGTTGGGTGGGGTCGTTACCAGCACGAAGAGAATCGCGTCGTTTTATGGGCGATTATATTGTTTCAGAAAGAGACATGACCGAGCATAAACACTTTCATGATGCCGTGGCTTTTGGAGGTTGGTCTTTAGATGAACATAATCCAGGTGGGATTGAAAACATCGCGGAGCCGCCAAGTTATTTTCATTACCATTTTAAGAAGATTTACGAATTTCCGTTTCGAAGCTTATACTCTAAAAATATTGAAAATTTAATGTTTGCTGGTAGAAATGTTAGTCAGACTCACATCGCACTGTCGTCTTCACGAATTATGGCCACCTGCGCTTTAATGGGGCAGGCCGTAGGAACAGCAGCTACTATTTGTAATAAAAATAATGTTTTACCAAGAGAAGTGGCTAAAAACTATATAAACGCACTGCAAGAGCAGCTCTTGCGCGACGATGCGTTTATCCCGAATAGGCCAGCCAACGATGCCAACGATTTGGCTAAAAAAGCCAGCTTAATATTTGCTTCAAGCACCAGGTCTGGTGATGTCAAAAATTTGCTTAACGGAATGTCAAGAGATATAGATGGGAAGATCAATCATTGGCAATCAAAAGGGCTGGACGCGAGTGTTCAATTGGAATGGGAAAACCCAGTTGAAATTTCAGTAGTAGAATTAAAATGCGATACCAATGTAAAGCGCAATATCATGATGCGTAAGGACAGTAGGAATGACGAATTGTACGGAAACCATGTGCCTAAAGAAATGCTAAAATCATTAAGTGTTCAAGTACGTATTCAGGGGCAATGGAAGGATTTAGGACGTGTGGAGACCAATAGAACCCGATTGATAAAATTTAAATTTGAGCCTATAAAAGTTACCGCCGTTAGACTACATTTAAAAGAGACTTACGGTGCTAAAAACATCAAACTTTTTGAGGTACGTTGTTATTCATAA
- a CDS encoding SMP-30/gluconolactonase/LRE family protein, whose amino-acid sequence MKTLKTTLCFLLVSVLAIHVRAQDKSLLTAKLFANLPDSCPTPDALDIAPDGSLTLSCPNYADRKKPGVLMRITKNGQVEKLVEAPVLDASGMSRPMGIAYDDDGALYVCDNQTNKGRLLKLTFKENKLNSTEVVAQGFNSINGIRYHKGYVYVTQTALPKLKKDKVVGGVYRFKISDRNIQVNNDKSDVNLIYTSETQNKDRQVGLDGLVFNKQDDLFVGNLGDATIYKLVLNDEGQVQKESVYAKLPLNSAPDGINIDAKGNLYVAGFAQNQIFKIDTNKQVELLAQYPDNDGADGGLDQPADLIVYNGKLIISNFDLMVAKGMLNSKHGKPYTLSSIDLKE is encoded by the coding sequence TTGAAAACACTTAAAACCACACTTTGTTTCTTGCTTGTTAGCGTATTAGCTATACATGTGCGAGCTCAAGATAAAAGTTTATTAACCGCAAAACTATTTGCTAATTTACCCGATAGTTGTCCGACGCCAGATGCGTTAGATATCGCTCCAGACGGTAGTTTAACACTGTCTTGTCCAAACTATGCCGATAGAAAAAAACCAGGTGTTTTAATGCGAATTACTAAAAACGGACAAGTTGAAAAACTCGTAGAAGCTCCTGTTTTAGACGCTTCGGGCATGTCTAGACCTATGGGGATTGCCTACGATGATGATGGAGCGCTTTATGTTTGCGACAACCAAACCAATAAAGGACGCTTATTAAAATTAACTTTTAAAGAAAATAAACTCAACTCGACCGAAGTTGTTGCTCAAGGTTTCAATTCAATAAACGGGATTCGATACCATAAGGGGTATGTTTATGTTACCCAAACGGCTTTGCCAAAGCTCAAAAAAGATAAGGTTGTTGGAGGTGTTTACCGTTTTAAAATTAGCGACCGAAATATTCAGGTGAATAACGATAAATCGGATGTTAATTTAATTTACACTTCCGAAACACAAAACAAAGACCGCCAAGTGGGGTTAGATGGTTTAGTGTTTAATAAACAAGACGATTTGTTTGTTGGAAACCTTGGTGATGCTACCATTTATAAGCTTGTTTTAAATGACGAAGGCCAAGTGCAAAAGGAATCGGTTTACGCAAAACTTCCTCTAAATTCAGCTCCAGATGGCATTAATATCGACGCTAAAGGAAATTTATATGTTGCTGGTTTTGCACAAAATCAAATATTTAAAATTGATACCAATAAACAAGTAGAACTATTAGCGCAGTACCCGGATAACGATGGGGCAGATGGCGGTTTAGATCAACCAGCAGACCTTATTGTTTACAACGGAAAACTTATTATTTCTAATTTCGATTTAATGGTGGCAAAAGGGATGTTAAATTCCAAGCACGGTAAACCTTATACCTTGTCATCTATAGATTTAAAGGAGTAA
- a CDS encoding carbon starvation protein A produces MISFLLCVALLVTGYLVYGSFLERQFGMDKSKPTPAIYKQDGVDFVPLKLGKIFLIQFLNIAGLGPIFGAIAGALWGPVAFLWIVLGTVFAGCVHDYYSGMLSIRHGGMSITEIVGKYLGEAVKQFMRVFAVILLILVGVVFVKGPATILQGITGVDVSILSACIFLYYVLATMIPIDKLIGKIYPIFGLSLLVMALGLLGALLFQNYTIPELSVANLVNMHDNPIDYPIFPMLFVTIACGAISGFHATQSPLMARCISNESHGKKIFIGAMVTEGIVALIWAAIAMAFFGGVKELGVTMAQEGHNAAWVVNTICNTTLGKIGGVLAVFGVIAAPITSGDTAFRSARLTIADAFNINQSKLIKRLLVTLPIFLIALALTRADFSVIWRYFGWSNQVLATVILWTIAVYVKQQGKRTWFVLIPAAFMTAVVVTYILVAREGLDLGYQQSYVIGILVALLLSLWYVFYKSNAEVKVQDIKG; encoded by the coding sequence ATGATAAGTTTTCTGTTGTGTGTGGCCTTGTTAGTTACAGGTTACTTGGTGTATGGTTCTTTTTTAGAACGTCAATTTGGTATGGATAAATCGAAACCAACCCCCGCTATTTATAAACAAGATGGGGTTGATTTTGTGCCTCTTAAATTGGGTAAAATATTCTTAATTCAATTTTTGAACATCGCTGGTTTGGGGCCGATTTTTGGTGCAATAGCTGGAGCTTTATGGGGGCCAGTAGCCTTTTTATGGATTGTATTAGGAACTGTTTTTGCAGGTTGTGTGCACGATTATTATTCGGGTATGCTCTCCATAAGGCATGGTGGAATGAGCATTACAGAAATTGTTGGGAAATATTTAGGTGAAGCTGTTAAGCAGTTTATGCGTGTTTTTGCTGTGATTCTATTAATATTAGTTGGTGTGGTGTTTGTTAAAGGGCCAGCCACTATTTTACAAGGGATAACAGGTGTGGATGTGTCTATACTTTCAGCATGTATTTTTCTGTATTATGTTTTGGCTACCATGATTCCTATCGATAAGTTAATTGGGAAAATTTATCCCATTTTTGGATTATCGCTTTTAGTTATGGCGTTGGGTTTGCTTGGTGCTTTACTTTTTCAGAATTATACCATTCCAGAATTATCGGTAGCTAATTTGGTGAATATGCATGACAATCCCATTGATTACCCAATTTTCCCCATGTTGTTTGTAACCATAGCTTGTGGCGCGATATCTGGATTTCATGCTACCCAGTCGCCTTTAATGGCGCGTTGTATTTCAAACGAATCTCATGGAAAAAAGATCTTTATAGGAGCCATGGTAACCGAAGGTATTGTTGCTTTAATTTGGGCGGCTATAGCTATGGCGTTTTTTGGAGGCGTTAAAGAGCTGGGTGTAACTATGGCCCAGGAAGGCCACAACGCAGCTTGGGTGGTTAATACCATTTGTAACACAACGCTAGGGAAAATTGGTGGCGTTTTGGCAGTGTTTGGAGTTATTGCAGCGCCAATAACTTCTGGTGATACCGCCTTTAGAAGTGCTAGGCTTACCATAGCTGATGCTTTTAATATTAACCAATCGAAATTGATAAAACGCTTGTTAGTAACGCTTCCCATATTTTTGATAGCCTTAGCTTTAACTAGGGCAGATTTTAGCGTGATCTGGCGTTACTTTGGGTGGTCTAACCAGGTGTTGGCTACGGTTATTTTGTGGACTATTGCTGTTTATGTGAAACAGCAAGGCAAACGAACTTGGTTTGTTCTTATCCCGGCAGCATTTATGACTGCAGTTGTAGTGACTTATATTTTAGTGGCTCGCGAAGGATTGGACTTAGGATATCAACAATCTTATGTTATTGGTATTTTGGTAGCCCTGCTTTTAAGTCTTTGGTATGTGTTTTATAAGTCGAATGCAGAAGTTAAGGTCCAAGACATAAAGGGTTAG